One window of the Perca flavescens isolate YP-PL-M2 chromosome 5, PFLA_1.0, whole genome shotgun sequence genome contains the following:
- the thoc5 gene encoding THO complex subunit 5 homolog isoform X1 produces the protein MSSDALKKRKSKVLRSEGGTPEMKRGRGEGDQQDMRVYSEEVELDSRDPEQDFLQYKESCESLATLMSEIQELKANGAKEGCAEVEQRRMQSCIHFMNLKKLNRLAHMRLKRGRDQTHEAKQRVDVLHLQLQNLLYEVMHLQKEISKCLEFKSKHEEIDLVSEEAFYQEAPQEISRPHITKNDPHQLTLARLDWELEQRKRLAEEYKESLATKEKIHKSIEVKKEHLTSLQPGLNAIMQASLPVQEYLSMPFEQAQIQTEVARHLPPPLYVLFVQANAYGQACDKNLSVSISGDVDEAKALSKPPEDSQDDESDSDAEEEQEKTKRRRPTTGGQLDEKRREMLKRHPLSLCLDLKCKDGSILHLFFYYLMNLNIITVKTKVSTSTDLNSAISAGDLLKSDTLLSCLYASDQGRETPNPANRYQFDKVGIVSFADYLEELGHPYMWVQSLGGLHFPRDPSESVHVGSSLSASHMETTMKLLRGRLQSRLALHKQFASLEHSIIPVSSECQHLFPAKILSRLTRWTTTTQQEYMDLPYTRHVTDAGMAKETDMYFMAVVERGTAHLQAAVVLNPRYPEIPPLFSLSLSWKGERSGRTDDNLRAMESEVNVFKKELQGPRPGHQLLTNQISRLCVCLDVYLETEGQDDSVEGPREFPREKMCLRTVRGPNRLKPFKYNHPQGFFTHR, from the exons ATGTCGTCGGACGCCCTGAAGAAGCGAAAGTCTAAGGTTCTCCGCAGTGAAGGAGGAACCCCAGAGATGAAGCGAGGTCGCGGGGAAGGGGaccagcag GATATGCGTGTTTATAGTGAGGAAGTGGAGCTGGACAGCAGGGACCCTGAGCAGGACTTCCTGCAGTACAAAGAGTCATGCGAGAGTTTGGCCACACTCATGAGTGAGATCCAGGAGCTGAAAGCAAATGGAGCCAAGGAGGGG TGTGCTGAGGTCGAGCAGAGACGTATGCAGAGCTGCATCCACTTCATGAATCTGAAAAAACTCAATCGTCTGGCTCACATGCGACTAAAGAGAGGCAGAGACCAGACACACGAG GCAAAGCAGAGGGTGGATGTGCTGCACCTTCAGTTACAGAACCTGCTGTATGAAGTTATGCATCTTCAGAAGGAGATCAGCAAGTGTTTGGAGTTCAA GTCTAAGCATGAGGAGATAGACTTGGTGTCTGAGGAAGCGTTTTACCAGGAGGCGCCACAGGAAATTTCCAGGCCTCACATCACAAAAAATGATCCCCACCAGCTCACACTGGCACGACTGGACTGGGAGCTTGAACAGAGGAAGAG GTTGGCAGAAGAATACAAGGAGTCCCTGGCCACAAAAGAGAAGATCCATAAGAGCATCGAGGTGAAGAAGGAACATCTGACAAGCTTGCAGCCAGGACTCAATGCCATCATGCAG GCCTCTCTCCCGGTGCAGGAGTATCTGTCCATGCCTTTTGAGCAGGCTCAGATACAGACAGAGGTTGCCCGCCACCTGCCTCCACCTCTCTATGTCCTGTTTGTTCAAGCCAATGCCTATGGCCAGGCCTGTG ACAAGAACCTGAGTGTCTCAATAAGTGGTGATGTGGATGAGGCCAAGGCCCTGTCCAAACCTCCAGAAGATTCCCAGG ATGATGAGAGTGACTCAGATGCAGAGGAGGAGCAAGAGAAAACG AAGAGAAGAAGGCCAACTACAGGTGGCCAGCTGGATGAAAAAAGACGTGAGATGCTGAAAAGgcaccctctgtctctctgcttagACCTCAAGTGTAAAG ATGGCAGCATCCTCCATCTCTTCTtctactacctgatgaatctcAACATTATAACCGTCAAGACCAAGGTCTCCACCTCCACAGACCTCAACTCAGCCATCAGTGCagg GGACCTGCTGAAATCGGACACTCTACTCAGCTGTCTCTACGCCAGCGACCAGGGACGAGAAACGCCCAATCCAGCTAATCGCTACCAGTTTGATAAAGTCGG GATTGTTTCCTTTGCTGACTATTTGGAGGAGCTGGGCCATCCCTACATGTGGGTTCAGAGTCTAGGAGGACTACATTTTCCCAGAGATCCTTCAGAG AGTGTGCATGTGGGCAGTTCTTTGAGTGCCAGCCACATGGAGACCACCATGAAGCTGCTGAGGGGACGACTCCAGTCTCGCTTGGCTTTGCACAAACAGTTTGCCTCTTTAG AGCACAGCATCATCCCAGTCTCCAGTGAGTGTCAGCACCTCTTTCCTGCCAAGATCCTCTCCCGTTTAACTCGCTGGACCACTACCACTCAGCAGGAGTACATG GATCTGCCATATACTCGACATGTGACTGATGCCGGGATGGCAAAGGAGACTGATATGTACTTCATGGCTGTGGTGGAAAGGGGCACAG CTCATCTCCAGGCCGCTGTTGTGCTGAATCCCCGTTACCCAGAAatccctcctctcttctcactctctctcagctGGAAGGGAGAGCGCAGTGGACGCACTGATGACAACCTCAGA gctATGGAGAGTGAGGTCAATGTGTTCAAAAAGGAACTACAGGGGCCACGTCCAGGACACCAGCTCCTGACCAATCAAATTTCACgcctgtgtgtctgcctggatGTGTATTTGGAGACAGAAGGACAAGATGACAGCGTGGAGGGACCACGAGAGTTTCCCAGAGAAAAGATGTGCCTGCGCACTGTCAG GGGTCCAAATCGTCTGAAGCCATTCAAGTACAACCACCCTCAGGGCTTCTTCACTCACCGCTAG
- the thoc5 gene encoding THO complex subunit 5 homolog isoform X2: MSSDALKKRKSKVLRSEGGTPEMKRGRGEGDQQDMRVYSEEVELDSRDPEQDFLQYKESCESLATLMSEIQELKANGAKEGCAEVEQRRMQSCIHFMNLKKLNRLAHMRLKRGRDQTHEAKQRVDVLHLQLQNLLYEVMHLQKEISKCLEFKSKHEEIDLVSEEAFYQEAPQEISRPHITKNDPHQLTLARLDWELEQRKRLAEEYKESLATKEKIHKSIEVKKEHLTSLQPGLNAIMQASLPVQEYLSMPFEQAQIQTEVARHLPPPLYVLFVQANAYGQACDKNLSVSISGDVDEAKALSKPPEDSQDDESDSDAEEEQEKTRRRPTTGGQLDEKRREMLKRHPLSLCLDLKCKDGSILHLFFYYLMNLNIITVKTKVSTSTDLNSAISAGDLLKSDTLLSCLYASDQGRETPNPANRYQFDKVGIVSFADYLEELGHPYMWVQSLGGLHFPRDPSESVHVGSSLSASHMETTMKLLRGRLQSRLALHKQFASLEHSIIPVSSECQHLFPAKILSRLTRWTTTTQQEYMDLPYTRHVTDAGMAKETDMYFMAVVERGTAHLQAAVVLNPRYPEIPPLFSLSLSWKGERSGRTDDNLRAMESEVNVFKKELQGPRPGHQLLTNQISRLCVCLDVYLETEGQDDSVEGPREFPREKMCLRTVRGPNRLKPFKYNHPQGFFTHR; the protein is encoded by the exons ATGTCGTCGGACGCCCTGAAGAAGCGAAAGTCTAAGGTTCTCCGCAGTGAAGGAGGAACCCCAGAGATGAAGCGAGGTCGCGGGGAAGGGGaccagcag GATATGCGTGTTTATAGTGAGGAAGTGGAGCTGGACAGCAGGGACCCTGAGCAGGACTTCCTGCAGTACAAAGAGTCATGCGAGAGTTTGGCCACACTCATGAGTGAGATCCAGGAGCTGAAAGCAAATGGAGCCAAGGAGGGG TGTGCTGAGGTCGAGCAGAGACGTATGCAGAGCTGCATCCACTTCATGAATCTGAAAAAACTCAATCGTCTGGCTCACATGCGACTAAAGAGAGGCAGAGACCAGACACACGAG GCAAAGCAGAGGGTGGATGTGCTGCACCTTCAGTTACAGAACCTGCTGTATGAAGTTATGCATCTTCAGAAGGAGATCAGCAAGTGTTTGGAGTTCAA GTCTAAGCATGAGGAGATAGACTTGGTGTCTGAGGAAGCGTTTTACCAGGAGGCGCCACAGGAAATTTCCAGGCCTCACATCACAAAAAATGATCCCCACCAGCTCACACTGGCACGACTGGACTGGGAGCTTGAACAGAGGAAGAG GTTGGCAGAAGAATACAAGGAGTCCCTGGCCACAAAAGAGAAGATCCATAAGAGCATCGAGGTGAAGAAGGAACATCTGACAAGCTTGCAGCCAGGACTCAATGCCATCATGCAG GCCTCTCTCCCGGTGCAGGAGTATCTGTCCATGCCTTTTGAGCAGGCTCAGATACAGACAGAGGTTGCCCGCCACCTGCCTCCACCTCTCTATGTCCTGTTTGTTCAAGCCAATGCCTATGGCCAGGCCTGTG ACAAGAACCTGAGTGTCTCAATAAGTGGTGATGTGGATGAGGCCAAGGCCCTGTCCAAACCTCCAGAAGATTCCCAGG ATGATGAGAGTGACTCAGATGCAGAGGAGGAGCAAGAGAAAACG AGAAGAAGGCCAACTACAGGTGGCCAGCTGGATGAAAAAAGACGTGAGATGCTGAAAAGgcaccctctgtctctctgcttagACCTCAAGTGTAAAG ATGGCAGCATCCTCCATCTCTTCTtctactacctgatgaatctcAACATTATAACCGTCAAGACCAAGGTCTCCACCTCCACAGACCTCAACTCAGCCATCAGTGCagg GGACCTGCTGAAATCGGACACTCTACTCAGCTGTCTCTACGCCAGCGACCAGGGACGAGAAACGCCCAATCCAGCTAATCGCTACCAGTTTGATAAAGTCGG GATTGTTTCCTTTGCTGACTATTTGGAGGAGCTGGGCCATCCCTACATGTGGGTTCAGAGTCTAGGAGGACTACATTTTCCCAGAGATCCTTCAGAG AGTGTGCATGTGGGCAGTTCTTTGAGTGCCAGCCACATGGAGACCACCATGAAGCTGCTGAGGGGACGACTCCAGTCTCGCTTGGCTTTGCACAAACAGTTTGCCTCTTTAG AGCACAGCATCATCCCAGTCTCCAGTGAGTGTCAGCACCTCTTTCCTGCCAAGATCCTCTCCCGTTTAACTCGCTGGACCACTACCACTCAGCAGGAGTACATG GATCTGCCATATACTCGACATGTGACTGATGCCGGGATGGCAAAGGAGACTGATATGTACTTCATGGCTGTGGTGGAAAGGGGCACAG CTCATCTCCAGGCCGCTGTTGTGCTGAATCCCCGTTACCCAGAAatccctcctctcttctcactctctctcagctGGAAGGGAGAGCGCAGTGGACGCACTGATGACAACCTCAGA gctATGGAGAGTGAGGTCAATGTGTTCAAAAAGGAACTACAGGGGCCACGTCCAGGACACCAGCTCCTGACCAATCAAATTTCACgcctgtgtgtctgcctggatGTGTATTTGGAGACAGAAGGACAAGATGACAGCGTGGAGGGACCACGAGAGTTTCCCAGAGAAAAGATGTGCCTGCGCACTGTCAG GGGTCCAAATCGTCTGAAGCCATTCAAGTACAACCACCCTCAGGGCTTCTTCACTCACCGCTAG
- the tfip11 gene encoding tuftelin-interacting protein 11 has product MSMSHLYGRREEEEEGVEIESFEVTDWDLANEFNPDRRRYRQTKDQATYGIWADRDSDEDERPSFGGKKSKDYSAPVNFVSAGLRKSATEEKQQQQKVEGDSDDSEEDGPSAPPPPRGTAPKKLQMGHFRGNQSQRFAGGVQSGKGIGTWEKHTKGIGQKLLQKMGYQPGKGLGKNAQGIINPIEAKVRKGKGAVGAYGNERTQQSLQDFPVVDSEEEEEKEFQKELGQWRKDPAGSIGKKKPKYSYRTVDELKAKGKLAGRSTAASAGELAQVKVIDMTGREQKVYYSYSQMSNKHSVPDEGPPSLSAQDQKGSGFALPELEHNLQLLIDLTEQDILQSARRLQHEKDVVVSLSHESLALQSRLDAEQESIRRMEAVLALVGRFPSGEMAPGEGPTLQECARIFETLQTDYYEEYKTMGLADLAVAVVQPLLKEKVRSWDPLKDSSYCLEDIGQWRAILESRDLHNSAPDSNMDPYHRLLWEVWIPVMRPCVSGWQPRIVGPMVDCVEVWAPLLPVWILDHLMEQLILPRLQREVDNWNPLTDTVPIHSWIHPWLPLLQSRLEPLYPPIRSKLSNALQRWHPSDASARLILQPWKDVFTPGAWEAFMVKNIIPKLALCLEELVINPHQQQMEPFHWVMDWEGMLSPSSLVSLLDKNFFTKWLQVLCSWLSNSPNYEEITKWYLGWKSMFSDALLSQTLIKEKFNEALDIMNRAVSSGMGGYMQPGARENIAYLTQTERRKDFQYEAMQERRDAESVAHRGISAGVPTNFKDLIQTKAEENNIVFMPLVAKRHEGKQLYTFGRIVIYIDRGVVFVQGEKTWVPTSLQSLIDMAK; this is encoded by the exons ATGTCCATGTCCCATCTGTatgggaggagagaagaggaggaggaaggtgtGGAGATAGAGAGCTTTGAGGTGACAGACTGGGACCTGGCCAATGAGTTCAACCCAGACCGCCGCAGATACAGGCAGACCAAAGACCAGGCTACCTATGGGATCTGGGCTGACAGGGACTCAGACGAGGATGAGAGGCCTAGCTTTGGGGGCAAGAA ATCCAAAGACTACAGTGCTCCAGTGAACTTTGTAAGTGCTGGTCTGCGTAAGTCTGCAACTGAGGagaaacagcaacaacaaaaagtagAAGGAGACTCTGATGACTCAGAGGAAGATGGTCCTTCAGCACCTCCCCCTCCTCGTGGCACTGCACCCAAAAAACTCCAGATG gGTCATTTCCGGGGGAACCAGTCTCAGAGGTTTGCAGGTGGCGTACAGTCTGGTAAAGGCATTGGTACCTGGGAGAAGCACACAAAAGGAATTGGACAGAAACTTCTGCAGAAAATGGGCTACCAACCAGGCAAAGGCCTGGGCAAGAATGCTCAAG GTATTATAAACCCCATTGAGGCAAAGGTTCGTAAAGGCAAGGGAGCCGTGGGTGCTTATGGCAATGAGCGAACCCAGCAGAGTCTCCAGGATTTTCCTGTGGTCGactcagaggaagaggaggaaaag gaGTTTCAGAAGGAGCTAGGCCAGTGGCGTAAGGATCCTGCAGGCTCTATAGGAAAGAAGAAACCCAAGTACTCATACAGAACTGTGGACGAGCTGAAAGCTAAAGGCAAGCTGGCAGGGCGCAGTACAGCGGCATCCGCTGGAGAGTTGGCACAGGTCAAG GTTATAGATATGACTGGAAGAGAACAAAAGGTATATTACAGTTATAGTCAGATGTCCAACAAGCACAGTGTTCCAGATGAAGGTCCTCCAAGCTTGTCGGCTCAGGATCAGAAGGGATCTGGCTTTGCTCTCCCTGAACTCGAACATAACCTGCAGCTTCTGATAGACCTCACAGAACAGGACATATTACAG TCCGCCAGACGTCTGCAGCATGAAAAAGATGTGGTTGTGTCTCTGAGCCATGAGTCACTAgcactgcagagcagactggATGCAGAGCAAGAGTCCATCCGGAGAATGGAGGCCGTTTTGGCATTGGTGGGGCGTTTTCCTTCTGGGGAGATGGCACCTGGGGAGGGACCCACCCTGCAG gAGTGTGCCCGGATCTTTGAGACTTTACAAACAGACTATTATGAAGAATACAAGACAATGGGATTGGCAGACCTGGCTGTAGCTGTCGTTCAGCCATTACTCAAAGAGAAAGTTCGTTCCTGGGACCCTCTGAAG GACAGCTCTTATTGTCTTGAAGACATTGGTCAGTGGAGAGCAATCCTTGAATCTAGAGACCTCCATAACAGTGCCCCAGATTCAAACATGGACCCTTaccacag ACTGTTGTGGGAAGTTTGGATCCCAGTGATGCGGCCCTGTGTGTCAGGCTGGCAGCCTCGTATAGTAGGGCCAATGGTGGACTGCGTGGAAGTGTGGGCTCCTCTTCTCCCCGTGTGGATCCTGGATCACCTGATGGAGCAGCTGATCTTACCCCGGCTACAGCGAGAG GTGGATAACTGGAACCCTTTAACTGACACAGTGCCCATCCACTCCTGGATCCATCCTTGGCTTCCTCTGCTCCAATCACGTCTAGAGCCTCTTTACCCACCAATCAGAAGCAAACTATCCAATGCCTTGCAGCGATGGCATCCCAGCGATGCTTCAGCCCGCCTCATCCTGCAGCCTTGGAAAGATGTGTTCACACCAGGTGCATGGGAGGCCTTCATGGTGAAAAATATCATCCCTAAACTAG CTCTGTGTTTGGAAGAGCTGGTTATCAACCCTCATCAGCAGCAGATGGAGCCATTTCACTGGGTGATGGACTGGGAGGGCATGTTGTCCCCTTCAAGCCTTGTGTCGCTGCTGGACAAAAACTTCTTTACAAAGTGGTTGCAG GTCCTGTGTTCATGGTTGAGCAACAGTCCTAACTATGAGGAAATCACTAAATGGTACCTGGGTTGGAAAAGCATGTTTAGTGACGCCTTGTTGTCACAGACGCTCATCAAAGAGAAATTCAACGAAGCTTTGGACATCATGAACCGCGCAGTGTCTTCAGGCATGG GTGGATATATGCAACCTGGTGCGAGGGAGAATATTGCCTATctaacacagacagagagacgaAAGGACTTCCAGTATGAAGCGATGCAGGAGCGCAGAGATGCTGAGAGCGTGGCTCACAGAGGCATCAGTGCTGGTGTGCCGACTAACTTCAAAGATCTTATCCAGACTAAGGCAGAGGAGAACAACATTGTCTTTATGCCCTTAGTGGCCAAACGGCACGAGGGCAAACAGCTGTACACCTTTGGGCGTATTGTCATTTACATAGACAGAGGGGTTGTGTTTGTGCAAGGAGAGAAGACCTGGGTGCCCACGTCTTTGCAGAGTCTGATAGATATGGCAAAGTGA